A window of Verrucomicrobiota bacterium genomic DNA:
CCCACGAGATATTCAACCGCCTTTTCACCGTAATAAGCCCAACCCAAAATCGTCGAAAAAACAAATGTCAGCAATCCTCCTACTAGGATCAAATCCCCAAAAATGCCGAGGTGATGGAACGCGGCATCACAGAGTCCCGCCTTGGTCATACCTGCTCCGGACCATTCCCCTGAGCTGACAATGACTAGTCCTGTCAAAGCACAGACCACCACGGTGTCCCAAAAAGTACCCGTACTAGAAACCAGCGCCTGCCTGACCGGATCAGTCGTCCGTGCAGCGGCAGCCACAATCGGGGCGCTGCCTAACCCTGACTCATTTGAAAAAAGTCCCCGGGCTATCCCGTAACGCATCGCCTCGGCAATTCCCGCCCCCACAAATCCGCCAATAGCCGCCTGGCCGGTGAATGCACTACTGATGATTAGCGAAATCGTCGCACCCAGCTTGTCCCAGTTAAATCCCAAGATGATGAGACAGCCCAACACGTAAAAGAAAGCCATAAAGGGTACCAGAATAGTGCAGAATCGTGAAATGGATCGAATCCCGCCTATTACAACCACAGCGGTCAGAACGGCCAGAATAATACCCACTGAAAACTTCAACGTGCTGTCATCAACCAGAAAGGGGAAAATATCCTTTTTGGCGACGATCATATCCGCAATCGCATTTGCTTGGGTCATATTCCCTATCCCGAACGCGGCAATCGCTGTAAATAGGGCAAAAAGAATACCCGCCCAACGGGCATTCAAAGCCCGCTCGAGGACATACATCGGTCCCCCCGACATTTGACCTTTTTCATTTGTGACACGGTATTTTACCGATAGGAGGGCTTCAGAATATTTTGTCGCTATGCCAAATACACCGGTCAACCACATCCATAATACTGCTCCCGGACCCCCTAATAATACAGCCGAGGCTACCCCGTATATATTCCCTGTCCCGATCGTCGCCGCAAGTGCTGTCGTGAGTGCTCCGAATTGACTGACATCACCGGGTGCCCCGGGGTCTTTGGCAATTGAAAGTTTCAGGGCATGGACGAGGTGCCTTTGCACAAATCCCGTGCGCCATGTCAAATACAGGTGGGTACCAGCTAAAAGGGCAATCAACCAAGGGCCCCATACAAAATTAGCACCTTTTTCAATCCAGAGTTCGAGCGTTTGTATCATAAAAATAAGAAACTTTTGTCATTTTACCCCTAAAAAAGCTTACCTGAAGCCCCGCCTCGGAAAACCAAAAATGAAAGTGCCTTTAAATAATTTGAAAATCAACCTTCTTTTGGCAATGGCTATTTTTTCATAACCTTTCCTGCCTTGTTTGACCTAAAATTTCAAAAAA
This region includes:
- a CDS encoding sodium:alanine symporter family protein, with product MIQTLELWIEKGANFVWGPWLIALLAGTHLYLTWRTGFVQRHLVHALKLSIAKDPGAPGDVSQFGALTTALAATIGTGNIYGVASAVLLGGPGAVLWMWLTGVFGIATKYSEALLSVKYRVTNEKGQMSGGPMYVLERALNARWAGILFALFTAIAAFGIGNMTQANAIADMIVAKKDIFPFLVDDSTLKFSVGIILAVLTAVVVIGGIRSISRFCTILVPFMAFFYVLGCLIILGFNWDKLGATISLIISSAFTGQAAIGGFVGAGIAEAMRYGIARGLFSNESGLGSAPIVAAAARTTDPVRQALVSSTGTFWDTVVVCALTGLVIVSSGEWSGAGMTKAGLCDAAFHHLGIFGDLILVGGLLTFVFSTILGWAYYGEKAVEYLVGLKAIKFYRILWVLAVFIGCVWKSDAVWNFSDMMNGLMAIPNLIAMFLLSGVIASETRRYFSTRPV